CAAATAGGAGGAAACATGCGCATGCAAAGCTGCACGGATTTTTTCTGGATCCTGCCCCTCGACCAAACGGCAACTGATTTTAGCAGAGGCTTGGCTTGGCAGAACCGTTTTGAACCCCTCGCCTGTGTAGCCGCCGCAGATCCCGTTGATTTCGCAGGTCGGGCGCGCCCAAATATGTTCAAGCGGGCTGTAAGCTGTTTCGCCCGCCGGCAGCCGCAAGCCGACATCGCCAAGAAAGCTGTGATGCGAAAAGTTTAGGCTCTGCCACTGCGCTGACAAATGGGGCGGTATATCGCGCACCCCATCGTAAAATCCAGGCAGCTGCACGCGGCCAGTTTCATCATGCAAGCTGGCTAAAATTTGGCTGAGCACATGCAGTGGATTGCGCGCCATCCCGCCATAAGAACCTGAATGCAAATCGCGGTTGGCAGCGCGCAGCACCACTTCTTCACTAACCATACCGCGCAACATCGTAACGATTGCCGGAACCCGATCATCAAATAAACCAGTATCGCAAATTAGAACCACGTCAGCCTTCAGCGCCTCTTTATGCGTTTCCATAAAAGGAACCAAACTTGGAGACCCGCTTTCTTCTTCGCCTTCAAAGAAAAAACTTATTTTACACGGCATTTGCCCATGCTCGTTTTTCCACGCGCGGCAGGCTTCGACAAAGGTCATTAATTGGCCCTTATCGTCTGAGCTCCCGCGGCCCCGAATAACCCGACCTTGCGCTGTCTGTTCGACGGCTGGTTCAAATGG
The sequence above is drawn from the Rhodobacteraceae bacterium IMCC1335 genome and encodes:
- a CDS encoding M20/M25/M40 family metallo-hydrolase, coding for MSLAPVLARIDADLENATKRLLELLRIPSISTDPAFDTACETAADWLVDQLRAIGAEAQKHQTPGKPMVMGSFTGSSNPDAPHILFYGHYDVQPADPLELWHHDPFEPAVEQTAQGRVIRGRGSSDDKGQLMTFVEACRAWKNEHGQMPCKISFFFEGEEESGSPSLVPFMETHKEALKADVVLICDTGLFDDRVPAIVTMLRGMVSEEVVLRAANRDLHSGSYGGMARNPLHVLSQILASLHDETGRVQLPGFYDGVRDIPPHLSAQWQSLNFSHHSFLGDVGLRLPAGETAYSPLEHIWARPTCEINGICGGYTGEGFKTVLPSQASAKISCRLVEGQDPEKIRAALHAHVSSYLPADCTVEFISYGASPAVVMQSDTPLFEIARAALSAEWEQEAAFTGCGGSIPVAGHFQDIIGVSPMLIGFAKDNDQIHSPNEKYDLQSFHKGIRSWARIIEALSVDKRSRQMAKK